Proteins from a single region of Streptomyces spinoverrucosus:
- a CDS encoding TetR/AcrR family transcriptional regulator — translation MDGTKQRRRGDTRQRIQDVALDLFAEQGYEKTSLREIAERLNVTKAALYYHFKTKEEILVSIFDDVMRPIDELIEWGARRPHTLETKQQIVRRYSEHLAAAGPLFRFMHENQATVRELRIGELFKERMKGLRHIIIDRDATLADQVRCVSAIFTLHAGMVFVMQELEGDPEDKREAILEVAVDMVTQAHKGVA, via the coding sequence ATGGACGGCACCAAGCAGCGGCGACGCGGCGACACCCGCCAGCGCATCCAGGACGTGGCCCTGGACCTCTTCGCCGAGCAGGGCTACGAGAAGACGTCCCTGCGCGAGATCGCCGAACGCCTGAACGTCACCAAGGCGGCGCTCTACTACCACTTCAAGACCAAGGAAGAGATCCTGGTCAGCATCTTCGACGACGTGATGCGGCCGATCGACGAACTCATCGAGTGGGGCGCCCGCCGGCCGCACACCCTGGAGACGAAGCAGCAGATCGTACGGCGCTACAGCGAACACCTGGCCGCCGCCGGGCCGTTGTTCCGCTTCATGCACGAGAACCAGGCGACGGTACGCGAGTTGCGCATCGGCGAGCTGTTCAAGGAGCGCATGAAGGGCCTGCGCCACATCATCATCGACCGGGACGCCACCCTGGCCGACCAGGTCCGGTGCGTGAGCGCCATCTTCACGCTGCACGCCGGGATGGTGTTCGTGATGCAGGAACTCGAAGGCGACCCCGAGGACAAGCGCGAAGCCATCCTCGAGGTCGCCGTCGACATGGTGACGCAGGCACACAAAGGTGTGGCCTAG
- a CDS encoding M23 family metallopeptidase: protein MFTRVTSRSSRTSQLRTRAAVLAAGLGATAVLGTGVAAAAGSTTATATTAATGVAHAVEAQAAAQAKAAQVATAQNAKVAAKSAAAKKAASWISPVKGYRLSASYAQAGGMWQSTHSGQDFAVASGTKVVAAHGGTVVKAGGNGAGDGPAYGNAVVIKHGNGTYSQYAHLSRVDVRVGQVVATGQRIALSGNTGNSSGPHLHFEIRTTPNYGTAIDPVAFLRTKGVNL from the coding sequence ATGTTCACGCGTGTCACGTCCCGTTCTTCCCGTACGTCCCAGCTCCGCACCCGCGCGGCCGTGCTGGCTGCCGGTCTCGGCGCCACGGCCGTGCTGGGGACCGGGGTCGCGGCCGCCGCCGGCAGCACCACGGCCACTGCCACGACCGCCGCCACCGGTGTCGCGCACGCCGTCGAGGCGCAGGCCGCGGCTCAGGCCAAGGCGGCCCAGGTCGCCACCGCCCAGAACGCCAAGGTCGCGGCCAAGTCGGCCGCCGCAAAGAAGGCCGCCTCCTGGATCAGCCCGGTGAAGGGCTACCGGCTCAGCGCCAGCTACGCCCAGGCCGGCGGTATGTGGCAGTCCACCCACAGCGGTCAGGACTTCGCCGTGGCCAGCGGCACCAAGGTCGTGGCCGCGCACGGCGGTACGGTCGTCAAGGCCGGCGGCAACGGCGCCGGTGACGGCCCCGCGTACGGCAACGCCGTCGTCATCAAGCACGGCAACGGGACCTACTCGCAGTACGCCCACCTGTCCCGCGTCGACGTGCGGGTCGGCCAGGTCGTCGCGACCGGCCAGCGCATCGCCCTGTCCGGCAACACCGGCAACTCCAGCGGTCCGCACCTGCACTTCGAGATCCGCACCACGCCCAACTACGGCACCGCGATCGACCCGGTCGCCTTCCTGCGGACCAAGGGCGTCAATCTCTGA
- a CDS encoding HAD family acid phosphatase yields MTRRSPWASRTAATTIAAAALVAIAAPAEAATSTATTTAAATAAADVDYATWQKDCQAVMDQALPYVKQRIAQAEPGEKQAIVFDIDNTTLETDFGFSYPQPANKPVLEVAEYAQERGVDIFFVTARPGIIYAPTEYNLEKVGYEVDGLYVRGFFDLFKNVAAYKTAQRVNIESKGYTIIANIGNNTTDLSGGHAEKAYKLPDYDGQLS; encoded by the coding sequence ATGACAAGACGCAGCCCCTGGGCGAGCCGCACCGCCGCAACCACCATCGCCGCGGCCGCCCTCGTGGCCATCGCCGCCCCCGCCGAGGCAGCGACCAGCACCGCCACGACCACCGCAGCCGCCACCGCCGCCGCGGACGTCGACTACGCCACCTGGCAGAAGGACTGCCAGGCCGTGATGGACCAGGCGCTGCCGTACGTGAAGCAGCGGATCGCCCAGGCCGAGCCGGGCGAGAAGCAGGCGATCGTCTTCGACATCGACAACACCACGCTGGAGACCGACTTCGGCTTCAGCTACCCGCAGCCGGCCAACAAGCCGGTCCTGGAGGTAGCCGAGTACGCCCAGGAGCGCGGCGTCGACATCTTCTTCGTCACCGCCCGCCCGGGCATCATCTACGCGCCCACCGAGTACAACCTGGAGAAGGTCGGCTACGAGGTCGACGGCCTCTACGTGCGCGGCTTCTTCGACCTCTTCAAGAACGTCGCCGCCTACAAGACGGCCCAGCGCGTGAACATCGAGTCCAAGGGCTACACGATCATCGCCAACATCGGCAACAACACCACCGACCTGTCGGGCGGCCACGCCGAGAAGGCGTACAAGCTGCCTGACTACGACGGGCAGTTGTCCTGA